One window of Drosophila sulfurigaster albostrigata strain 15112-1811.04 unplaced genomic scaffold, ASM2355843v2 ctg107_pilon, whole genome shotgun sequence genomic DNA carries:
- the LOC133849847 gene encoding uncharacterized protein LOC133849847: MQHRDQVVANVEAEIQHLQQVEMLYAVRKRVADLENALSQNKPARGEDIDMSDLNALIQPFSGDTGYPVTRWIDDFVKIMDTYCVSEKKRFIFAKRLLTGSARSFMIETAALTWPVLRAELIAVFDVRVTVLDVFKQLEARKKSKNESALQYFFVMCGIARQVEVATEDIIRFVVEGLGDNSGAASAMAYCESLEELRTKITIYDKIKKVPVQPSKREEQPKMMKPQKTLRKNA; encoded by the exons ATGCAGCATCGTGATCAAGTGGTGGCGAACGTAGAGGCAGAAATTCAACATTTGCAACAAGTCGAGATGCTGTATGCTGTGCGTAAACGTGTCGCTGATTTGGAAAATGCGTTGAGTCAGAATAAACCAGCTCGAGGAGAAGACATCGACATGAGTGACTTGAATGCCCTAATCCAACCTTTTTCGGGGGATACTGGATACCCTGTGACGCGCTGGATCGAcgattttgtaaaaataatggATACATACTGCGTGTCGGAGAAAAAACGTTTCATTTTCGCCAAACGTTTGTTGACAGGATCGGCCAGATCATTCATGATTGAGACGGCTGCTCTCACTTGGCCGGTACTGCGAGCGGAGTTGATAGCTGTGTTCGATGTCAGGGTCACCGTGCTCGACGTCTTCAAGCAATTAGAAGCCAGAAAGAAGTCGAAGAATGAGAGCGCCctacaatattttttcgtCATGTGCGGCATTGCGCGACAAGTCGAGGTGGCAACGGAGGATATAATTCGATTCGTCGTTGAAGGCTTAGGAGACAATTCGGGAGCTGCGTCTGCAATGGCTTATTGCGAATCGTTGGAAGAGCTGCGCACAAAAATTACGATTTATGACAAAATAAAGAAGGTGCCCGTCCAGCCGTCGAAAAGAGAGGAGCAACCTAAGATGATGAAGCCTCAA AAAACTTTGAGGAAGAACGCATAG